GCCATTTACACGCAGGATGATCATTTCGGACTGCATCAAGGACAGTTAACGGATATTGCCGATCTGGGCATCCTTGGCTATGTCATGATGCATTCGGAAAAAATCGTTGATGCATGGAAGGCTTATCAGCGATATCACGTGATCCTTTGCAGCGGGTACGAGCTGGATTGGGAAGAGCGGGGGAAGGATGTTTTCCTACGGTTTCATAGACAAAGTCCTGGGAGCGTGTCCCGACACTGCATGGAGGATATGATCAGCTCCTTGTACCACTTGATCGTCCGTATGAGTCATCAGACCATTCCGTTACAGTCCATACATTTCACACACGACGCTACGGATGATATCGCTCCGTATTTGAATTTGTTCGGGATGGAGCCTCACTTTGGTGAAGAAGAAAATGGGCTCTTGGTAGGCAAAGAAGTTTTGCAATACCCGATTCTGTATTCAGATATCCGGCTGCGTAAAGCTTTCGAACCAATCGCGGAAGAAATTAGAGAGAGGCTGATCAGGGGGCGGGAATTTTCGGACCGTGTGTTCCAATGGATGATGGGATGTATGCCTGCGGCTTTTCCGACCTTACAGCAGACAGCCGCTGCTTTTCATATGAGTACGAGATCCCTGCAAGCAAAACTAAAGGCAGAGGACACTTCCTATCATGAATTGTCCACGAATGTCCGCAAAGAAATGGCGATGGGGTATTTACAGCAAGCGGAGCATTCCATTGGAGAGATTGCCTACCTGCTGCATTTTTCAGATCCAAGCGCCTTTCAAAATGCTTTCAAGAAATGGACGGGGCTGACACCGGGGCAATATCGGATCAGTCGCCAAGCGCTTGCTATGTAACGGCATGATCGAACACGCTGCGTAAGCGTGTTTTTTTGTGCTGTGGAGCCTCCTCGTTTGACAATTTGGAAAACCATGGTGTACACTTTTTTTATTCCGACCGTACAGTATAAATAAAAGAGGTAAAATCATGCCCAAATTAGGAATGGAACCAAAGCGCCGAGCGGATGTCATCAATGCGACCCTCACTTGTATTAGCAATCACGGGATTGATGGCATGACACTGGATAAGGTGGCGGAGTATGCGGACTGCTCAAAGGGTGTCGTCACGTATTACTTTAAGAATAAGGATAATTTGACGAGTGAAGCCTTTCAGGCATTTTTGGCCTACTATGGCTTGAAAATCGAAGCTGACATTGAGAACACCATGACCGCCCAGGAAATGATGGACGTTACGCTTGCACACATCTTGCCGCCATACGTGAACGACAAGGAAAAACGGATCAATGTTTCGCAGCTGCATGGCATCGCTGAGATGTACATCCCGCATGAAGATCAAGCAAGACTCTTTGTCCAATTCTTCTCCAAAGCCGCATTGGACCCCAAGCTGCAAGAAGTGGTTGCGAAGAGTTATACGAGAGATTTGCAGGGCATCACCAAGATTTTTGAATACGGCAAGCAAACCGGGCTTATGTCTGCAGAGGATTCACAAAACGCTGCCTACGGACTTATGGCAATGGTTGTTGGCTTGAGCTTCTTTCGAGTGGCGAGCGTTTCGCCAGCAACCGGTGGAGACAACCGATATATTTGTGAGGATTATGTGAGGCAGATTACCAATAGAAGATGAGGAGGGTACACATGAATATTACAAAGGTAGAAGCTGGCGGAAAAAATATTGCTATTGTGAGTGGTAGCGAGGTTCTTATAGGGGATGTACAGTCCGCATTGGATTTGATTGCAACGGTACACTATCAAGCAGACAGTGAGCGTATTGTTCTCAACAAATCATTGCTGAACGAAAGCTTTTTCGATTTGAAAACACGCCTTGCTGGGGAAATCCTTCAGAAGTTCATCAATTATCGAGTGAAAGTGGCAATTGTAGGAGATTTTTCGGTGTACACAAGTAAAAGTCTAAAAGACTTCATCTATGAATCGAACAACGGAAACGACATCTTTTTCTTGCCGACCGAAGAGCAGGCGATCGAGAAGTTAAGCCAGGTGAAATAGAGATGGAGCGGTCGTATACTATGGTGAGCATCCCAGCAGGGCATATCGAATTACGGGACGATCGAATCAAGGCGACATGGACAACCGAGGTGAACGCTTTTTTACTCGCACCGGTTCCTGTTACGAATGCGTTATACTTCTCGGTTGTACAAAAAGCAGCTGGACCGAGTGACCACCCAGAGGCTCCCGTCGTGAATGTCTCGTGGAATGATGCGATTTCGTTTTGCAATCTGCTTTCTCAGCAAGCAGGTCTCACGGAATGCTACTCGATAAGTGAAGATGGTGAGCGTGTTGGTTGGAACGAGGAAGCGGATGGCTATCGTCTGCCGACAGAGGCGGAATGGCAGTACGCTTGCAAAGCAGGGACGGGTGGTTATCGGTACGGCGAGCTGGATGAGATCGCATGGTACGAAGGGAATGCTGAGGGTACAGCACATGCAGTAGGACAAAAGCAGCCGAATGCGTGGGGGCTCTATGACATGCTGGGAAATGTTTGGGAGTGGTGCTGGGACCTTTACGATGTAAACGTCTATGGCTCCTACCGAATTTTTCGCGGTGGTAGCTGGGCAGAAGAGGCCAGAGGCTGTGGGGCGACGTGCCGCAGACGCAGTCACCCCACGTTTCGAATTGATGATCTCGGCTTTCGTCTTGCCAGAGGGGCTTGCAAAATCCAAAAAAATCCTTTATATTGATTTTAGTTAGATAATCTAATTATATTCAAGGTGGATTATGAGCAGAAAAAACAAGTGTGAGCATACATCCGATCAATTGCCGAAACTTGGTATTCAGCCATATTTGCATCTGATGGAAACAACTGCTCTGCAAAATACGGATCGCAAATTGGCTCATTTGGGATTATTGATGCTATGGCTGGGGGATAACGCCATAGACGTCATTGATTTGAATTTGGAGAAATTCGGCATAACGGAATGTAAATGGGACGTATTGCTGTTGCTTACGTTACATAAAGACAGAGAACTTATCACCCCTTCTTCGCTTGCAGACAGGCTGGGGATTCGGCGTGCTTCTGTTACAGCTTTGCTGGACTGGCTGGAAAAAAGGCACTGGATCATCAGGGAGCAAAGCACGCTGGATGGTCGCAAGATTCATGTCAAAATAACGCAAGAAGGCAGAGAATTAGTAACCAGCGTACTGCCAGTTTTTTGGTCTGCTTGCTCCTCCATTATGAGCGAATTAGAAGAGGAAGAACGGATGCTGTTGGAAAAAATCTTGATGAAGTTGAATAACAGCATGGAAGAGAAACTGGGGGTGGGAAGATAAGATCATATTTTTTTGTGAATATAATTAGATAATCTAACTAGAATGTGTGTAAATATTCGAAAAAGAGGTGTGCGATGTCACAGCGAAATTACTCACTCATGACGGCAATTCTCTGCTGGTCTGGAATCGTCGTCATGTCGAGCTTATACGTTACGATTCCCCTTATGACCCTGTTTGCCGATCTTTTCAGTATTACGTTGACACAGGCTGCAGCAGTAGGCAGCGCATTTTCGGTTGGGTTTGCCATTGGGTGTCTGATTTATGGACCGCTGTCCGAAAAGTATGGCCGCAAGAACGTTATTGTGATCGGGATGATTGCCCTGGCTCTCTTTTCTTTGTT
The window above is part of the Brevibacillus brevis NBRC 100599 genome. Proteins encoded here:
- a CDS encoding AraC family transcriptional regulator, which translates into the protein MENAHGFAISMVYPIMKTITHKKLDFERFCDHISFDSSLLKDVEARIDEAELERLMKEAAIYTQDDHFGLHQGQLTDIADLGILGYVMMHSEKIVDAWKAYQRYHVILCSGYELDWEERGKDVFLRFHRQSPGSVSRHCMEDMISSLYHLIVRMSHQTIPLQSIHFTHDATDDIAPYLNLFGMEPHFGEEENGLLVGKEVLQYPILYSDIRLRKAFEPIAEEIRERLIRGREFSDRVFQWMMGCMPAAFPTLQQTAAAFHMSTRSLQAKLKAEDTSYHELSTNVRKEMAMGYLQQAEHSIGEIAYLLHFSDPSAFQNAFKKWTGLTPGQYRISRQALAM
- a CDS encoding TetR/AcrR family transcriptional regulator, whose product is MPKLGMEPKRRADVINATLTCISNHGIDGMTLDKVAEYADCSKGVVTYYFKNKDNLTSEAFQAFLAYYGLKIEADIENTMTAQEMMDVTLAHILPPYVNDKEKRINVSQLHGIAEMYIPHEDQARLFVQFFSKAALDPKLQEVVAKSYTRDLQGITKIFEYGKQTGLMSAEDSQNAAYGLMAMVVGLSFFRVASVSPATGGDNRYICEDYVRQITNRR
- a CDS encoding DUF4180 domain-containing protein — its product is MNITKVEAGGKNIAIVSGSEVLIGDVQSALDLIATVHYQADSERIVLNKSLLNESFFDLKTRLAGEILQKFINYRVKVAIVGDFSVYTSKSLKDFIYESNNGNDIFFLPTEEQAIEKLSQVK
- a CDS encoding formylglycine-generating enzyme family protein, whose amino-acid sequence is MERSYTMVSIPAGHIELRDDRIKATWTTEVNAFLLAPVPVTNALYFSVVQKAAGPSDHPEAPVVNVSWNDAISFCNLLSQQAGLTECYSISEDGERVGWNEEADGYRLPTEAEWQYACKAGTGGYRYGELDEIAWYEGNAEGTAHAVGQKQPNAWGLYDMLGNVWEWCWDLYDVNVYGSYRIFRGGSWAEEARGCGATCRRRSHPTFRIDDLGFRLARGACKIQKNPLY
- a CDS encoding MarR family transcriptional regulator, translating into MSRKNKCEHTSDQLPKLGIQPYLHLMETTALQNTDRKLAHLGLLMLWLGDNAIDVIDLNLEKFGITECKWDVLLLLTLHKDRELITPSSLADRLGIRRASVTALLDWLEKRHWIIREQSTLDGRKIHVKITQEGRELVTSVLPVFWSACSSIMSELEEEERMLLEKILMKLNNSMEEKLGVGR